DNA from bacterium:
GGCAGGCCGCTGCCTCCCTGCGCTCTTTCATCAGGTCCTTTTCCATGTGACAGCGCTTGTACTTCTCTCCGCTGCCGCACCAGCACTCTTCGTTCCGGGTGAGTTCCGCTTCCGA
Protein-coding regions in this window:
- a CDS encoding SEC-C domain-containing protein: MNILKKLLGTPVRPSEAELTRNEECWCGSGEKYKRCHMEKDLMKERREAAACRRYS